Proteins encoded by one window of Microbacterium testaceum:
- a CDS encoding helix-turn-helix domain-containing protein translates to MTDTATSDLDHVVRDVGERVRALRLRNEYTLNDLSERTGLSLSMLSAVERGRTTPSLGTLHALAAALGVHITALFAQSGGEDTPVTPLADQIVDVTEGGMVRRTAVYRADYDLEVYVDEWAPGTAHARRPSQHPGHEFGIVLEGSLEVQLGDDIFLADAGDVAQFSARRPHRIVNAGPGTARAVWINLRRL, encoded by the coding sequence ATGACCGACACGGCGACCTCCGACCTCGATCACGTCGTGCGCGATGTGGGTGAACGCGTCCGCGCCCTCCGGCTGCGCAACGAGTACACGCTCAACGACCTCAGTGAGCGAACGGGTCTGAGCCTGTCGATGCTCAGCGCGGTCGAGCGCGGGCGCACCACGCCGTCTCTGGGTACCTTGCACGCGCTCGCCGCAGCGCTCGGCGTTCACATCACGGCTCTCTTTGCGCAGTCGGGTGGCGAAGACACCCCGGTCACGCCGCTCGCCGACCAGATCGTCGACGTCACGGAGGGCGGGATGGTCCGACGCACCGCGGTCTATCGGGCCGATTACGACCTCGAGGTCTACGTCGATGAGTGGGCGCCCGGCACCGCACACGCCCGGCGGCCCTCGCAGCACCCCGGGCACGAGTTCGGCATCGTGCTCGAGGGGAGCCTCGAGGTTCAGTTGGGCGACGACATCTTCCTCGCCGACGCCGGCGACGTCGCGCAATTCAGTGCGCGCCGACCGCATCGCATCGTCAATGCCGGACCGGGAACGGCTCGAGCGGTGTGGATCAACCTGCGGCGCCTCTAG